The Lolium rigidum isolate FL_2022 chromosome 2, APGP_CSIRO_Lrig_0.1, whole genome shotgun sequence genomic interval CCAGTCCTCTCCCTAAATCTGAGACAAGCTCTGCAAGTCACCAGCCTGCATGAACAGTCTGACCCAGAAATCCATCTCGTTGTTGCTCGAGGTCGGCGAAGCACAACCGAAGGGGTCGCCGGCTTCCATGGAGCTGTCCACCGTCATTGCCAGCGTCTCCGACCAGAAGCTGTCGTCGATCTGGAACTCGCCCGAGGTGAAGCTGCCCGTGTTCTCCACTGACGTGGCCATTGAGTCGTCGCTGTCGGACGACGTCGACAGGGACTGCTCCGGCGACGAAGCCGGCTCGGAGGCCGGGCCCTCGGATGCAGCCACAGCAACAGGCTTCTTGGCTTTGCGCTTCTGCGCACTGATTGCGCCTTGTGGTTTACCTGAAGACTCAAGCCTCTTCTTGAGGTGCGTGTGCCAAACATTCTTGATCTCGTTGTCCGTCCTACCCGGCAGCCTTGCGGCAATCGTCGACCACCTGTTGCCGAGCATGGTGTGGAGCTGGATGATGGCGTCTTCTTCCTCGTTGGTGAAGTTACCGCGCTTGATGTCCGGGCGCAGGTAGTTGATCCACCGGAGGCGGCAGCTCTTGC includes:
- the LOC124687664 gene encoding transcription factor MYB30-like isoform X2, with protein sequence MGRAPCCEKMGLKRGPWTAEEDMILIAHIEQHGHSNWRALPKQAGLLRCGKSCRLRWINYLRPDIKRGNFTNEEEDAIIQLHTMLGNRWSTIAARLPGRTDNEIKNVWHTHLKKRLESSGKPQGAISAQKRKAKKPVAVAASEGPASEPASSPEQSLSTSSDSDDSMATSVENTGSFTSGEFQIDDSFWSETLAMTVDSSMDFWVRLFMQAGDLQSLSQI
- the LOC124687664 gene encoding transcription factor MYB30-like isoform X1, encoding MGRAPCCEKMGLKRGPWTAEEDMILIAHIEQHGHSNWRALPKQAGLLRCGKSCRLRWINYLRPDIKRGNFTNEEEDAIIQLHTMLGNRWSTIAARLPGRTDNEIKNVWHTHLKKRLESSGKPQGAISAQKRKAKKPVAVAASEGPASEPASSPEQSLSTSSDSDDSMATSVENTGSFTSGEFQIDDSFWSETLAMTVDSSMEAGDPFGCASPTSSNNEMDFWVRLFMQAGDLQSLSQI